In the Streptomyces sp. f51 genome, one interval contains:
- a CDS encoding ATP-dependent DNA helicase encodes MPARITDPEQLKELLGIPFTPEQMACITAEPAPQVIVAGAGSGKTTVMAARVLWLVGSGQVAPEQVLGLTFTNKAAGELAERVRKALVRAGITDPDVIDPDNPPGEPVISTYHAFAGRLLTDHGLRIGLEPTTRLLADATRYQLAARVLREARGPYPALTRSFPDLVGDLLTLDSELSEHLVAAEDLRAHDAELLRTLEGARLTNADLRKVPEAAAARRELAELVGRYRAAKRERDLLDFGDQIALSATLARTRPEVGEILRDEFRVVLLDEYQDTSVAQRVLLAGLFGGGTGHPVTAVGDPCQAIYGWRGASVANLDDFPEHFARPDGRPATRQSLSENRRSGGRLLDLANGLAEPLRAMHAGVESLRPAPGAERDGLVRCALLRTHAEEIGWLADSIAHLVRTGTAPAEIAVLCRTATDFAEIQGALVARDIPVEVVGLSGLLHLPEVADLVAVCEVLQDPGANASLVRLLTGPRWRIGPRDLALLGRRARLLVSHARVGADDDPDRRLAAAVEGVDPAEVISLADALDTFLETPVGASGDDDGLPFSPDARVRFARLAAELRDLRRSLADPLMDVLHRVLAVTGLEVELSASPHALAARRRETLSNFLDVAASFASGDGEASLLAFLGFLRTAAQYEKGLDNALPGGENTVKVLTAHKSKGLEWDVVAVPGLVSGTFPSGQGREKWTAQGKVLPHKLRGDADTLPDVESWDAKGIKAFQEAMKAHQHTEELRLGYVTFTRPRSLLLGSGHWWGPSQKRTRGPSDFLHALHDHCVAGHGEIEVWADEPADGEENPALGEAATDHAWPLPLDDAALARRRAAAETVLAHLEEAASHEGAHPGADAHPRTAAHDPGSHDDPEWPPPPEDDDVPPYDEYDAYGEDGEDGLPEDAFPEDSFLDDVAYGDPQDGPAESARPGDEDPDWDSWTTRRPGDRPAGRGGGRPTVPHQAQAPSARPHPREAGSERLTLEEARTLASWDRDLDALTGELKRARETVTHVPLPASLTASQLLRMAADPDGFAQELARPMPRPPQPAARRGTRFHAWVESRFEELRLPMLDPDDLPGGEAEIADEQDLQALKDAFERSPYAHRTPYRVEVPFQLSIAGRVVRGRIDAVYRNGEGEEATYEIIDWKTGHGRTADPLQLALYRLGWAERQGVPLESVTAAFLHVRDGEIVRPDGLPGRAALERLLTEDPGARGELPGEPPDEHASVGG; translated from the coding sequence ATGCCCGCCCGTATCACCGACCCCGAACAGCTCAAGGAGCTCCTCGGCATCCCGTTCACCCCGGAACAGATGGCCTGCATCACCGCGGAGCCCGCCCCGCAGGTGATCGTGGCCGGGGCCGGTTCGGGCAAGACCACGGTGATGGCGGCCCGCGTCCTCTGGCTGGTCGGCAGCGGGCAGGTGGCCCCCGAGCAGGTCCTCGGGCTGACGTTCACCAACAAGGCGGCGGGCGAACTCGCCGAGCGGGTCCGCAAGGCGCTCGTCAGGGCGGGCATCACCGACCCGGACGTCATCGACCCCGACAACCCGCCGGGCGAGCCGGTCATCTCCACGTACCACGCCTTCGCGGGCCGGCTGCTGACCGACCACGGACTGCGCATCGGGCTCGAACCGACGACCCGGCTCCTGGCCGACGCCACCCGCTACCAGCTCGCCGCGCGCGTGCTGCGCGAGGCGCGGGGCCCGTACCCGGCCCTGACCCGCTCCTTCCCGGACCTGGTGGGCGACCTCCTGACCCTCGACTCCGAGCTCTCCGAACACCTCGTGGCGGCCGAGGACCTGCGCGCCCACGACGCCGAGCTGCTGCGCACCCTGGAAGGCGCCAGGCTCACCAACGCGGACCTGCGCAAGGTCCCCGAGGCCGCCGCCGCCCGGCGCGAACTCGCCGAGCTGGTGGGCCGCTACCGCGCGGCCAAACGAGAGCGCGACCTCCTCGACTTCGGCGACCAGATCGCCCTCTCGGCCACCCTCGCCCGCACCCGCCCCGAGGTCGGGGAGATCCTGCGGGACGAGTTCCGGGTGGTCCTGCTGGACGAGTACCAGGACACGTCGGTGGCCCAGCGCGTCCTGCTCGCCGGACTGTTCGGCGGCGGCACCGGACACCCCGTGACCGCGGTCGGCGACCCCTGCCAGGCCATCTACGGCTGGCGCGGCGCCTCGGTGGCCAACCTCGACGACTTCCCCGAGCACTTCGCGCGCCCCGACGGCCGCCCCGCGACCCGCCAGTCGCTCAGCGAGAACCGCCGCAGCGGTGGCCGCCTCCTCGACCTCGCCAACGGTCTCGCGGAGCCGCTGCGCGCCATGCACGCGGGCGTGGAATCCCTGAGGCCCGCCCCGGGGGCCGAGCGGGACGGCCTGGTGCGCTGCGCGCTGCTGCGCACCCACGCCGAGGAGATCGGCTGGCTCGCCGACTCCATCGCCCATCTCGTACGCACCGGGACGGCACCGGCCGAGATCGCCGTCCTGTGCCGCACCGCCACGGACTTCGCCGAGATCCAGGGCGCGCTCGTCGCCCGTGACATCCCCGTCGAGGTGGTGGGCCTGTCCGGTCTGCTGCACCTGCCCGAGGTGGCCGACCTCGTCGCCGTCTGCGAGGTGCTCCAGGACCCGGGGGCGAACGCCTCCCTCGTCCGACTGCTCACCGGCCCGCGCTGGCGCATCGGCCCGCGCGATCTCGCCCTCCTCGGGCGCCGTGCCCGTCTGCTCGTGTCCCACGCGCGCGTGGGCGCCGACGACGACCCGGACCGCAGGCTCGCCGCGGCCGTCGAGGGGGTCGACCCGGCCGAGGTGATCTCGCTCGCCGACGCCCTCGACACGTTCCTGGAGACGCCCGTCGGGGCCTCGGGGGACGACGACGGGCTGCCCTTCTCGCCGGACGCGCGCGTGCGCTTCGCGCGGCTCGCCGCCGAACTGCGCGACCTGCGGCGCTCGCTCGCCGACCCGCTGATGGACGTCCTGCACCGGGTCCTGGCCGTCACCGGCCTGGAGGTGGAGCTCTCCGCGTCCCCGCACGCCCTGGCCGCCCGCCGCCGGGAGACCCTGTCCAACTTCCTGGACGTCGCCGCGTCCTTCGCGTCCGGCGACGGCGAGGCGAGCCTGCTGGCCTTCCTCGGCTTCCTGCGCACCGCCGCGCAGTACGAGAAGGGCCTGGACAACGCCCTGCCCGGCGGGGAGAACACCGTCAAGGTGCTCACGGCACACAAGTCCAAGGGCCTGGAGTGGGACGTCGTGGCCGTCCCCGGTCTCGTCAGTGGCACCTTCCCCAGCGGCCAGGGCCGCGAGAAGTGGACCGCCCAGGGCAAGGTCCTGCCTCACAAGCTGCGCGGCGACGCCGACACGCTGCCCGACGTCGAGTCCTGGGACGCCAAGGGCATCAAGGCCTTCCAGGAGGCCATGAAGGCCCACCAGCACACCGAGGAACTGCGCCTCGGCTACGTGACGTTCACGCGCCCCCGTTCCCTCCTGCTCGGCTCCGGCCACTGGTGGGGGCCCTCCCAGAAGCGGACGCGCGGCCCCTCGGACTTCCTGCACGCCCTCCACGACCACTGCGTGGCCGGGCACGGCGAGATCGAGGTGTGGGCGGACGAACCGGCCGACGGCGAGGAGAACCCGGCCCTGGGAGAGGCGGCGACCGACCACGCCTGGCCGCTCCCGCTCGACGACGCGGCCCTCGCCCGCCGCCGCGCGGCGGCCGAGACGGTGCTCGCCCACCTGGAGGAGGCCGCGTCCCACGAAGGGGCCCACCCGGGCGCCGACGCGCACCCGCGCACGGCCGCCCACGACCCCGGCTCCCACGACGATCCGGAATGGCCGCCCCCGCCCGAGGACGACGACGTCCCGCCCTACGACGAGTACGACGCGTACGGCGAGGACGGCGAGGACGGTCTCCCCGAGGACGCGTTCCCCGAGGACTCGTTCCTGGACGACGTGGCCTACGGAGACCCGCAGGACGGCCCCGCGGAGAGCGCCCGGCCCGGCGACGAAGACCCGGACTGGGACTCCTGGACGACGCGGCGGCCCGGAGACCGCCCGGCCGGCCGCGGGGGCGGACGTCCGACGGTGCCGCACCAGGCCCAGGCCCCCTCCGCCCGCCCGCACCCCCGTGAGGCCGGGAGCGAGCGCCTCACCCTCGAGGAGGCTCGCACCCTCGCCTCCTGGGACCGCGACCTTGACGCGCTGACCGGGGAGCTCAAGCGCGCCCGCGAGACCGTCACCCACGTACCGCTGCCTGCTTCGCTCACCGCCTCCCAGCTGCTGCGCATGGCCGCCGACCCGGACGGCTTCGCCCAGGAGCTCGCGCGCCCCATGCCGCGCCCACCGCAGCCCGCCGCGCGCCGGGGCACGCGCTTCCACGCCTGGGTGGAGTCACGCTTCGAGGAGCTGCGGCTGCCGATGCTCGACCCCGACGACCTGCCCGGCGGCGAGGCGGAGATCGCCGACGAGCAGGACCTGCAAGCCCTGAAGGACGCCTTCGAACGCAGTCCCTACGCGCACCGCACCCCCTATCGCGTCGAGGTGCCCTTCCAGCTCTCGATCGCCGGCCGGGTCGTCCGCGGCCGCATCGACGCCGTCTACAGGAACGGCGAAGGCGAGGAGGCGACGTACGAGATCATCGACTGGAAGACCGGTCACGGTCGCACGGCCGACCCGCTCCAGCTCGCGCTGTACCGCCTGGGCTGGGCCGAGCGGCAGGGCGTGCCCCTGGAATCCGTCACGGCCGCGTTCCTCCATGTGCGCGACGGCGAGATCGTACGACCGGACGGGCTCCCGGGCCGTGCGGCACTGGAGCGGCTGCTCACCGAGGACCCGGGCGCACGCGGCGAGCTCCCCGGAGAACCACCGGACGAACACGCCTCTGTGGGCGGATAG
- a CDS encoding dipeptidase, which produces MSKPVDNAVSTVRTYIETHRAAFLDDLGQWLRIPSVSAQPEHAADVARSADWLAAKLRETGFPTCEVWPTAGAPAVFAEWPSEDPEAPTVLVYGHHDVQPAAREDGWDTDPFEPVIRGNRLHARGAADDKGQVFFHTLGVRAHLAATGRTTPAVHLKLLIEGEEESGSPHFRDLVEERAARLAADAVIVSDTGMWSEDTPTVCTGMRGLAECEIVLHGPEQDIHSGSFGGAVPNPATAVARLVAALHDGHARVAVPGFYEGVTELTDRERELFAELPFDEERWLRTARSTATHGEAGHTTLERVWARPTAEVNGIGGGYQGAGSKTIIPSSAMVKLSFRLVAGQDPDHVEKAVRAWAAEQVPAGIRHEITFGAATRPCLTPLDHPALQSVVRAMGLAFQQPVRYTREGGSGPAADLQEVLGAPVLFLGISVPSDGWHAPGEKVELDLLMKGVETTAHLWADLAENWRGTP; this is translated from the coding sequence ATGAGCAAGCCCGTTGACAACGCCGTCAGCACCGTCCGTACGTACATCGAGACCCACCGCGCCGCCTTCCTCGACGACCTCGGTCAGTGGCTGCGCATCCCCTCGGTCTCGGCACAGCCCGAACACGCGGCGGACGTGGCACGCAGCGCCGACTGGCTCGCCGCCAAACTCCGGGAGACAGGCTTCCCGACCTGCGAGGTCTGGCCGACCGCGGGCGCCCCCGCCGTCTTCGCCGAGTGGCCCTCCGAAGACCCCGAGGCACCCACCGTCCTCGTCTACGGACACCACGACGTGCAGCCGGCCGCCCGTGAGGACGGATGGGACACGGACCCCTTCGAACCGGTGATCCGGGGCAACCGCCTCCACGCGCGCGGGGCCGCGGACGACAAGGGCCAGGTGTTCTTCCACACACTCGGCGTCCGCGCCCACCTCGCCGCCACCGGACGCACCACCCCCGCCGTGCACCTGAAGCTGCTGATCGAGGGCGAGGAGGAGTCGGGCTCCCCGCACTTCCGCGACCTCGTCGAGGAGAGGGCCGCGCGGCTCGCCGCGGACGCCGTGATCGTCTCCGACACCGGCATGTGGTCGGAGGACACCCCCACGGTCTGCACGGGCATGAGGGGCCTCGCCGAGTGCGAGATCGTCCTTCACGGACCCGAGCAGGACATCCACTCCGGATCGTTCGGCGGAGCCGTGCCCAATCCCGCCACCGCGGTCGCCCGCCTGGTCGCGGCGCTGCACGACGGCCACGCGCGCGTGGCCGTGCCCGGCTTCTACGAAGGCGTCACCGAACTCACCGACCGCGAGCGCGAACTCTTCGCCGAACTGCCCTTCGACGAGGAACGGTGGCTGCGCACCGCCAGGTCGACGGCCACCCACGGAGAGGCCGGACACACCACCCTGGAGCGCGTCTGGGCCCGCCCGACCGCCGAGGTCAACGGCATCGGCGGCGGCTACCAGGGCGCGGGCAGCAAGACGATCATCCCGTCCTCGGCCATGGTGAAGCTCTCCTTCCGGCTCGTCGCCGGGCAGGACCCGGACCACGTCGAGAAGGCCGTACGCGCCTGGGCGGCCGAGCAGGTGCCCGCCGGCATCCGGCACGAGATCACGTTCGGGGCGGCGACCCGTCCGTGTCTGACACCCCTGGACCACCCCGCCCTCCAGTCCGTCGTACGCGCCATGGGCCTGGCCTTCCAGCAGCCGGTCCGCTACACCCGCGAGGGCGGCTCGGGACCGGCCGCCGACCTCCAGGAAGTCCTCGGCGCCCCGGTGCTCTTCCTGGGCATCTCCGTCCCCTCCGACGGCTGGCACGCCCCCGGCGAGAAGGTCGAACTCGACCTCCTCATGAAGGGCGTCGAGACGACCGCCCACCTGTGGGCCGACCTGGCCGAGAACTGGCGCGGGACACCCTGA
- the nudC gene encoding NAD(+) diphosphatase: protein MTTWTDHSADRPISLTAPSGIDRAAHHRLDEAWLAAAWSHPTTRVFVVSGGQVLIDETADGTTELLMTPSFEAPLTEAHRYFLGTDDDGVSYFALQKDTLPGRIDQSARPAGLREAGLLLSPREAGLMVHAVGLENWQRTHRFCSRCGERTVIAAAGHIRRCPACGAEHYPRTDPAVIMAVTDDDDRILLGRQVHWPEGRFSTLAGFVEPGESIEQSVRREVFEEAGVTVGEVEYVASQPWPFPSSLMLGFRARATSSEIDVDGEEIEEARWFSRDDLRAAFESGEVLPPYGISIAARLIELWYGKPLPTRNAP, encoded by the coding sequence GTGACCACCTGGACCGACCACAGCGCCGACCGTCCCATCTCGCTGACCGCTCCGAGCGGCATCGACCGGGCCGCCCATCACCGGCTCGACGAGGCCTGGCTCGCGGCGGCCTGGAGCCACCCCACGACCCGTGTCTTCGTGGTCTCCGGTGGTCAGGTGCTCATCGACGAGACGGCCGACGGCACCACCGAACTGCTGATGACGCCCTCCTTCGAGGCCCCGCTCACCGAGGCGCACCGCTACTTCCTGGGCACGGACGACGACGGGGTGAGCTACTTCGCGCTCCAGAAGGACACGCTTCCCGGCCGCATCGACCAGTCCGCCCGCCCGGCCGGCCTGCGTGAGGCGGGCCTGCTGCTGTCGCCGCGTGAGGCGGGCCTGATGGTGCACGCCGTCGGCCTGGAGAACTGGCAGCGCACCCATCGCTTCTGCTCCCGCTGCGGCGAGCGCACCGTCATCGCCGCCGCCGGACACATCCGCCGCTGCCCCGCCTGCGGTGCCGAGCACTACCCGCGCACCGACCCGGCCGTGATCATGGCCGTGACGGACGACGACGACCGCATCCTGCTCGGCCGGCAGGTGCACTGGCCCGAAGGCCGCTTCTCCACCCTCGCGGGCTTCGTCGAGCCCGGTGAGTCCATCGAGCAGTCGGTGCGCCGAGAGGTCTTCGAGGAGGCCGGGGTCACGGTCGGCGAGGTCGAGTACGTAGCCAGCCAGCCCTGGCCGTTCCCCTCCAGCCTGATGCTGGGCTTCCGGGCCCGCGCCACCTCGTCGGAGATCGACGTCGACGGCGAGGAGATCGAGGAGGCCCGCTGGTTCTCCCGGGACGACCTGCGCGCCGCCTTCGAGTCAGGAGAGGTGCTGCCTCCCTACGGGATCTCGATCGCGGCGCGCCTGATCGAGCTCTGGTACGGCAAGCCCCTGCCGACCCGCAACGCCCCCTGA
- a CDS encoding mycoredoxin has product MQGTVTMYSTTWCGYCRRLKSQMDREGIAYTEINIEQDPQSAAFVEKANGGNQTVPTVLVVAAGGTEAVMTNPSLAQVKQALTA; this is encoded by the coding sequence ATGCAGGGAACTGTGACGATGTACAGCACCACGTGGTGCGGCTACTGCCGTCGGCTCAAGAGCCAGATGGACCGTGAGGGCATCGCGTACACCGAGATCAACATCGAGCAGGACCCGCAGTCCGCGGCGTTCGTCGAGAAGGCGAACGGCGGCAACCAGACCGTTCCGACGGTCCTGGTGGTCGCCGCAGGCGGCACCGAGGCCGTCATGACGAACCCGAGTCTCGCCCAGGTGAAGCAGGCCCTCACCGCCTGA